TAATGTTGCGAAAGATGTCTTCAATTTTAAACCCGTTTGAAGTTCGTAAGCCGTTCATGACCCACTTGGCCGACGGCCCCACGAATTAATCAGCAAATAGCCACTAGGTCCGTCTCCTTCACTATTATGGTAATTTCAATGAGATTtgtattttagaattttcctacaTAAAatgtgtgtaatttttttttcccttttatagTCCTAAGAATTTATCTTGCGCGATAGATACAAATTCACAGCCCATTGTATTTTCTTTATTCATAATAATTTCATTGGGAATCTTATCTTGTGAACGTAGACTAACCATACACAATTAAACTATACAACACATCCTTCATTCCGtgtccttattttttttctttctttcttactttGAAAATAATTGTCGCACTCTCCATTTCACCATATGTACTTTTTATCGACATTATTCAAGTAAATATACTATATTAATCTCGCATATAAGTTTGAAAAAGTACACTAATAAAAAGGGTATTATTATAGTTTTACATGAGTACATCAAGATAATAAAGAAAGTGCgaatatgaagaaaaagaagggtgAAAATCACTATCATTCTTAGTTTCATAATTTGTCACACAGAGAATTAACTAGAGGTGCTGTTTTTCATGGATTAGAAAATGCTGTAGTGCGGCATTgtagccgtccaaaagtgttttcaacggttcagattaaaaacaaactcttctccggaagagtttaactcttctctagaaaagtttgtttttaatctgaaccgttaattGATGAGATTGACGGCTGTGGGCTATCCTATAGGCGCACTACACatgggtgcactacagcacccccggATCCGTTTTTCATGCGGCCAAGGGGAAAAAACCTACATAAATGTTAACTAAATTCCTAATGTTCAGAGAAGTTAAAAAGTGGGTTTGTAATTGATTTCACTTTCCCCCCCAAATCTGCCATGAAATTCCATACGCTAGTAAATGTTGTCCACGGTGAATGAGGCACGAATCGCAATTAGCAGGGATCCGAACCACATGTAGTGAAATTTGCATCCGTATATTTCAAGACATAGATTATAtgttaaaacaaagaaaaaaaaaatctattccGTTTGCACTTTGTACATGTTATTACTTGTTAGGTTCGATTGTACATTCATGCCAATTGCCGactataaaaaatatatatactccccCTATCCCCTTTTAAgaatccagtatttcatttgaaattgtcccttaataattgtccattttgtaaagttagtagataaaagtgtaataatgatgttttcATAGATGGTGAATTTGGAAAGTTGGTATAACTTTTAAAGTGTAATAAGAATATCTCCGTAAAAAGTTGAATTTACGAAATAGGActcttaaaaagggacggagggataGTTAACAACTTaaaattttagagtttttttcccCAAGCAtctatacaatttttttaaaggatTTTTCACCCATGTAACTTGCAAGGCCCAATTCTCATAAAACTTTTCTAAATTAACTTGAAAATTTGGTACAATTAGTACGGATATTTGGAGTTGTGAAGGAGTCTAGGCACCCACCCGCATCCCTTGTGTCTGCCACTGAATATATCCGAATTGGATCTCTTAATcgtgagaaatttttcggtgctaGGTgagtatatcccacgtggtattcgctcggcacatccgggcaatccaatacacttttggacggcttagattgaaactctctctctccttttttctgtctccaaatccgagcagttcaaaaacgcaatggacggctcggatgtacTGAGCGggaccacgtggtacccacccgacactgaaaatttttccctcGATCGTGCATGTTTAAAAAGTAAATTAGGggttgaacttttttttttttttttttaaggttgaaTTGCTTTTTAATTGTACCATCTATTGTGTAGTTAACAACATTCTCTATCAAGATAAGGTTGCTATTATAGCAAAAGCAATGATTCCAAGCACATAGTATGTGACAATCACGCCAGCACTTAAGCCACTCTAATAatgttaaaacttaaaaagagattgcattatttatttatttattcagtGATTATAATTAAGAAGCTTGAGCTGTCGTGCTGTTATTGGTTTACTTCACATGCATTGGTCTATTTGCAATCCATTACCAAACTCCATCGAATTAAAGTAATCTGATTATTTAATGTTCATCCCATTTAAACAAAGTCAAAGGGTCATATTCAGTTGTGTTGATGGCACCTAGAGCATCATCATCAAACGACACAAaacaacagaacccatctagtcctGGGGATCATCATCAGACAaataacaggaaaaaaaaatcataaagaaACAAAGGGTTAAAGCGAAAACCAAAATCGAGAAAACTGAAGAATAGAATAATCACGCAGAATACAAGAATATTCTGCCCCGACTAATCCCCCAGTACATCAGATCCACATATTTCAAGCAATTACTGACCTGAACGAGATATGAAATTTCCTGTAGCTTTCACAAGATCCAACTCTAGAGTCCCCAAATACTACTACATATGGAAAAACCATTAGATTTACTAATCGGGTCGAAAACTACTACTAGTGGAACTAGTATACGGGTTGGATAACCGATTGTAAGTAATAAGTATCTAGCGGGTTAAATTCGAGACACTGCTCCGGACACAAAGCGTGTTCGGCGTAGAGAAGTGTAGTGTTGTGTGTTAGTAATCTCTGTCATAAGAACGGGGAATCCAATATAAGAATAAAAACTCATTGGAAGAACTGGATAATGATTAGATAAGAGCCTGATTAGTTAAAGCTTAAAGAGCATGCTTTGAAAGAGTCGCGAAGATGTCGTGCAGCCATAGGTTGACTTTGGACATAGAGATAATTAGCGGATTAGGATTTGTCGAAACCAATCATATgaataaactaaattaaacttcCTGAACTTAACCTTAATGGCCGGTTGGGACAGATAAGGAGTCAACCTCAGATTTGTTTTGATGACAGATTAACATCATCGTTATCATCATCTCATTAattatgccttttttttttttgtttgtagtgGATGCATCACAAATTGACCACCTGAGGTGGTGGCCAAGATGGCAAATGTGTTACTTCCATTGGATGTGGCTCTCGTGTGGCCATGGATTTGAGGCGTGCCAACGCCCCCTCGCTACTATTTGACTCTCATGATCTGCCTATTACCTTCTCCGGCCTCGGTGGGGCGGTGCACATCTATAGGGACTTGCGTCTCCTCTACCCTCTTactgaaggggaaaaaagataGGAAAGTGAGGGGTGATCACTCTCCTATACTAGGCCTTACTCTCTCAGTGGTTTGATCTACTAGcccacttctctctctattGTTCACTGCACAAGTAGCAAATGGTTAGTGGGCGACAGGCACTCCATTGACTAAGTTCCAACTcaagaagagaaaaatcaatCCTAGTAGAAAAGAAGAGAGCATACCTGGTAGAGTTTATCACTGTAGTATATATAGAGAAGTACCTGCTTTGGGGGCCAAGTTGTAGGGGGAGCACGCTCCACGCGTGCTAAAGTGACTTCACCGACCACCATTACCTTGCCTCGACGCAAAGCCAGGTTGTAGTCCACCCTTGAGCTTGTCGGCCGGCGCATTGTCGAGCTACGTGGTCACATCAAGTTGGACCAGTGCGCTTCTACCGACAACCGCTGAAAGTCGTACCATGGTCCAATCGGGGACCACGCCACATGTTGCTATGTTGGTGTTGGGTGATGACGCGTGGCCGGACCGAACATGTACTGTGCAGCAAGCTCGTTGTTTACTATTTGTCCATGCCACGTGACCGAACCAGATTGGTACCACGTGGCCGAGCCGATATGTTCTGTGCTGGAGCACCTGAGGTTCACTGTAGTCTCTGGACATGACCCGGGCCATGGCTCCGACCCGGATGTCCCCTAAACCGATAGGGAATCCCTATGCTCTTTATTCTTATCCGATACATGTAGTCTCAAGGGACCATGGGCCCAACAAGCCCATTGGGCTATGATTGATATTCCAGCCCACTACAGAAAGATACATGACAAATTGCAGCTTTCTCCATGTAGATGGATGTATTAGTCAAACAAGGAATCCAAATTGTACTCCGTCTCCAAGAGTTTGGAAGAGCAGGAAACAGTGAATTGAATAAGCGATTGATAGCGCAAAACCGAATAAATTCCAAAAGTAGATATGGTTAGGGAATGAACAAAAATAGGAGATTTTTTTCGAGACAAACGTGTTTCGTTTAAGTTGATATCAACGTGCGattaaagtgatttttttttttttttgcataagcgatgtactttcttttttttttgatccgccataAGCGATGTACTTGACGAGCTGAAAATAAAAAGACCGGTTCGGAtcccttttttgagccaggatgTCTAGCCCCCATTCCTAAGATAAAGATAATCATTACCATCCACTGCAGAACACGTTGAAAACAAGTTCAATGTACAGCTCTACCAACTAGACAATGAGAATAACACATCACAAATTAGACCATAAATTTTCATGCTAATCGATCTAATTATGCAAGAGGAGAATATAATGAGTCAGTTGTATCCCGTATCTCTCTTGTCGTAACCCTAGAACCGGCAAATATCCCTTTACATGGGAAACTCTATAGTATGAATTTGGTCGAAAATgacgaaaaataacttacaggTAAGGCCTATTAATTGGGTCATGCCGGTAGCAAGCCAATTATAATCATAATCTGGGTTGCATCCGAGAAACACTAACGCCGGCATCTGCCATAAGCTCTGTGCAATGATATCACGATGCAACATTAGCATGTGCTGGCAATGAAACAAATAGTTTAGCTTCCAATTTGAATAGCCAACAAATCTGGCTCCTGTTACATGAACCATGACACCATAACCATCATTCTTTTTATCATGAACCACGACACCATTACTGCTATTCTTAGTAACAATATTTACTTATAACATATTTTCACGAGGTAGTTCAGGGGGAAAACAAACTCTTAACACTCTCATGATCCAGCCATTTAAACTACGTTGGGGGCGGCTTGAGGTTTTGGTGGGTGTGTAGAATTTGAGGTTTCAAGTTTTTTGGGCTCAGATTTATGGGGGTAACCAGTGAATCTGGGAAAGATTGTTGCCACTTTCTTGAGTGAGTAGATGAAAGTTTTCATGAGGGATAAATAAAGAGGCATGTAGGAGAGTGCGAAGATGGTGACCGGGAGGAATGAAGCAGTGTATAGGGCAACTTTCGTCCACTCCTCCCTCTTGTTTATCATAAGGATCACAGTCGCGGCAAATGCAAACATCATCATCGACACAGATAAAATCAGAAGCGTAACACCTAGCATTAGGATTTGCGGAAGAGACTGCTTGAAGTCTTTTAAGCGAAATGGGGATGTGAGGATTCGAAGGAAAATAATCACTGATGTCAAAGCAAATGTAAGGGAAAGGACATCAGTCAAGgtgaaaacaacaaagaaaggcCGGTTGAGGAGGATTGGGAAACCGGTACTCTGGTTGGGACCTCCCGGTATTGTGTAGGCTGCAGCAAAGGCCACTGTGGCAATGAGCACCGCCACAAGGGAGCAGTGTTCTGCTGTACGTTGGAGCCATTCTTTGGCCTTTTTTCGAAGAGGTTCATTCTCCTCCTCAAACAGCTTTCGAGCAGTCTTCTTGTCTTTGTTGAGTGTATTTAGTAAACTGCCAGGGCATATGTCCCACACGCGCTGCAAATTAAGCAAACATAAAGCTCCCACCTTAAGAAAAACTGTTTTCAGATAGATTGAAGCAATCAAGAACCAGTTTGAATTGAGCATGAATTTTAAAGGGCTAGCACTCACCTCATACAAGAGCAAGTTCTCTTGCAATTCGAAAGCAGGGCTTCGCACCTCGGGAGCAATACAATCTTCTGTCTTCTCTCCAACCATATGTAGTATGGTGTTGGACTTCTCATCGACCTTTCGCTCCAGCCGCTTCACCAACAGCCCCATTTGCTCCACAAGATCAAGAACCTTCATTTGGCGGTACTTTATTGCTACGTGCAGAATAGTTCTGCCCTGATGATCAATGTGTTCAACTGCCCAGGGGTACACTCTGAGTATTTCCTTAACTATCTCCAAACAGCCATTTTTGGTCGCCAGAAACAATGGCGTTTCGGCAATTACAGCACTTGGTACCGGTTTCTGCTCGTTCTCTTTCTTCTCAGAGGGAACTGAGGAGGAATCTTTAATCTCATAGTGGTGGTGCTTCGGGCGCTTCCGGGTTTCCACTGCTTTAGTTGTTATCCATGATCTATCTTCTTTTATTAAGAACTTGGCAAGCTTCACAGCCCATTCATATGTTTCCCTCTCCTCCTGGATTGTTTCCCAATAAGGCACTCTCCAACACCCAGCTGCAACTTACCACAACTCTAAATATTATTAATACACGATCTAATTAGGCATCTCAATGGAATGAAT
The sequence above is drawn from the Rhododendron vialii isolate Sample 1 chromosome 6a, ASM3025357v1 genome and encodes:
- the LOC131328999 gene encoding uncharacterized protein LOC131328999 isoform X3 gives rise to the protein MAENIAVDEDSRELYIALVQGKSERVLELCQNFPDGPFQVVTIHNDTVLHVATSCKRVDLVHELLKRVSDDQLDKLKHQNKVGNTILHEASTSDKLVQAAKEMLIKAPELLNIRNNFDVTPLYRSVEFGRMDMFKFLDDLIRKQKQTTDQEGDLEADPEVYYHRKNKTTVLHTAVVIGSFDLALFIARRYKHLVDEQDNDGMTALQLLACNSLAFKSRGGGEFLKRLLCSRVLTEEMSTAAGEAELTEDITETKAGCWRVPYWETIQEERETYEWAVKLAKFLIKEDRSWITTKAVETRKRPKHHHYEIKDSSSKPVPSAVIAETPLFLATKNGCLEIVKEILRVYPWAVEHIDHQGRTILHVAIKYRQMKVLDLVEQMGLLVKRLERKVDEKSNTILHMVGEKTEDCIAPEVRSPAFELQENLLLYERVWDICPGSLLNTLNKDKKTARKLFEEENEPLRKKAKEWLQRTAEHCSLVAVLIATVAFAAAYTIPGGPNQSTGFPILLNRPFFVVFTLTDVLSLTFALTSVIIFLRILTSPFRLKDFKQSLPQILMLGVTLLILSVSMMMFAFAATVILMINKREEWTKVALYTASFLPVTIFALSYMPLYLSLMKTFIYSLKKVATIFPRFTGYPHKSEPKKLETSNSTHPPKPQAAPNVV
- the LOC131328999 gene encoding uncharacterized protein LOC131328999 isoform X1, which codes for MAENIAVDEDSRELYIALVQGKSERVLELCQNFPDGPFQVVTIHNDTVLHVATSCKRVDLVHELLKRVSDDQLDKLKHQNKVGNTILHEASTSDKLVQAAKEMLIKAPELLNIRNNFDVTPLYRSVEFGRMDMFKFLDDLIRKQKQTTDQEGDLEADPEVYYHRKNKTTVLHTAVVIGSFDLALFIARRYKHLVDEQDNDGMTALQLLACNSLAFKSRGGGEFLKRLLCSRVLTEEMSTAAGEAELTEDITETKAGCWRVPYWETIQEERETYEWAVKLAKFLIKEDRSWITTKAVETRKRPKHHHYEIKDSSSVPSEKKENEQKPVPSAVIAETPLFLATKNGCLEIVKEILRVYPWAVEHIDHQGRTILHVAIKYRQMKVLDLVEQMGLLVKRLERKVDEKSNTILHMVGEKTEDCIAPEVRSPAFELQENLLLYERVWDICPGSLLNTLNKDKKTARKLFEEENEPLRKKAKEWLQRTAEHCSLVAVLIATVAFAAAYTIPGGPNQSTGFPILLNRPFFVVFTLTDVLSLTFALTSVIIFLRILTSPFRLKDFKQSLPQILMLGVTLLILSVSMMMFAFAATVILMINKREEWTKVALYTASFLPVTIFALSYMPLYLSLMKTFIYSLKKVATIFPRFTGYPHKSEPKKLETSNSTHPPKPQAAPNVV
- the LOC131328999 gene encoding uncharacterized protein LOC131328999 isoform X2, which codes for MAEIAVDEDSRELYIALVQGKSERVLELCQNFPDGPFQVVTIHNDTVLHVATSCKQVDLVHELLKRVSDDQLDKLTHQNKAGNTILHEASTSDKLVQAAKEMLIKAPELLNVRNNFDVTPLYRSVEFGRMDMFKFLDDLIRRQKQTTDQEGDLEADPEIYYHRKNKTTVLHTAVVIGSFDLALFIARRYKHLVDEQDNDGMTALQLLACNSLAFESRRGGGCLKRLLCSRVLTEEMSTAASEAESTEDITQTKAGCWRVPYWETIQEERETYEWAVKLAKFLIKEDRSWITTKAVETRKRPKHHHYEIKDSSSVPSEKKENEQKPVPSAVIAETPLFLATKNGCLEIVKEILRVYPWAVEHIDHQGRTILHVAIKYRQMKVLDLVEQMGLLVKRLERKVDEKSNTILHMVGEKTEDCIAPEVRSPAFELQENLLLYERVWDICPGSLLNTLNKDKKTARKLFEEENEPLRKKAKEWLQRTAEHCSLVAVLIATVAFAAAYTIPGGPNQSTGFPILLNRPFFVVFTLTDVLSLTFALTSVIIFLRILTSPFRLKDFKQSLPQILMLGVTLLILSVSMMMFAFAATVILMINKREEWTKVALYTASFLPVTIFALSYMPLYLSLMKTFIYSLKKVATIFPRFTGYPHKSEPKKLETSNSTHPPKPQAAPNVV
- the LOC131328999 gene encoding uncharacterized protein LOC131328999 isoform X4 produces the protein MAENIAVDEDSRELYIALVQGKSERVLELCQNFPDGPFQVVTIHNDTVLHVATSCKRVDLVHELLKRVSDDQLDKLKHQNKVGNTILHEASTSDKLVQAAKEMLIKAPELLNIRNNFDVTPLYRSVEFGRMDMFKFLDDLIRKQKQTTDQEGDLEADPEVYYHRKNKTTVLHTAVVIGSFDLALFIARRYKHLVDEQDNDGMTALQLLACNSLAFKSRGGGEFLKRLLCSRVLTEEMSTAAGEAGCWRVPYWETIQEERETYEWAVKLAKFLIKEDRSWITTKAVETRKRPKHHHYEIKDSSSVPSEKKENEQKPVPSAVIAETPLFLATKNGCLEIVKEILRVYPWAVEHIDHQGRTILHVAIKYRQMKVLDLVEQMGLLVKRLERKVDEKSNTILHMVGEKTEDCIAPEVRSPAFELQENLLLYERVWDICPGSLLNTLNKDKKTARKLFEEENEPLRKKAKEWLQRTAEHCSLVAVLIATVAFAAAYTIPGGPNQSTGFPILLNRPFFVVFTLTDVLSLTFALTSVIIFLRILTSPFRLKDFKQSLPQILMLGVTLLILSVSMMMFAFAATVILMINKREEWTKVALYTASFLPVTIFALSYMPLYLSLMKTFIYSLKKVATIFPRFTGYPHKSEPKKLETSNSTHPPKPQAAPNVV